The Morococcus cerebrosus sequence GCTCCCGCACCTCTCAATACGCCGACAGTTGCTACCGGTGCAACCCGTACAGTCAGCGGCATTACATGGCAACGTCCGACCAACGGTAACGTTCTTGCCAACTTTGGCGGCAGCAATAAAGGCGTGGACATCGGCGGTAATGCTGGTCAGCCCGTCGTAGCTGCCGCAGACGGTAAAGTGGTTTATGCAGGCTCGGGTTTGCGCGGTTATGGCAACCTTGTCATCATCCAACACAACTCCTCATTCTTGAGCGCATACGGACACAACCAACGTCTGCTCGTCAATGAAGGACAAAATGTCAAACGCGGACAAACCATTGCACAAATGGGTAATACCGATGCCAACCGTACTCAACTTCACTTCGAAGTCCGTCAAAACGGCAAACCGGTCAATCCTGCCACTTATATCGCATTCTGATGAACAAATTGAAGGCCGCCCGATTATTCGGGCGGCCTTTTAAATTAAATCCGTAATTCACAGCGCGGATGAAAATGTAGGTCTCCCTGTTTCGGTGTGTAGGAAATCGTCGCGTTGTTTACACTTTTTCTACGGCGGACAGCTTTTGTTTTTGCTTGAATGATTCTTAGACAGCTATCCGGCATTATCAAGAACAGAGCGGGTTTCCCGTGTCTATCGACATTCTTGACAATGCCGGATAGCTGCTCAAACGGGTCTTCAGGCAAAAGCCAAAAGTGTAAACAACACTGTTGATTTCTACAGAGTGCCTGTCCGGGTAATTTATCAAAGGGGCTGTTTGAGTAGAACTTTATACCGATATGCTGCCCTAAATATTGGTTTTCAAGAATATATACTGTGAAAACGGCCGTATGTATGTTCTTAATTTTTGAAAATGTAAAAATAGAAAAGGAGCGATGATGAAACAATATACCTTAGATCCCAAAGCCTTGTTGGGCGGGGTGATCAGCAGTGATACTGATCAGGAAATCGTCCAGCTTTCTTTGCAGAAAGACAATGAAATTCCGCCCTATGAAGCCGAAGCGATTATTTTGTTGATTGTGTTGAACGGTAGTGCGCAAATCTCGACGTCGTCTGAAACTTTACATACCGAAGGCCTGCAAATCGTCCGGATCGAACCCGGCGAGACACACAGTATCCGTGCGCTTGAAGATTATACGAATATCTTGGTGATTAAGCAGTTGACTTACGTTGCGGGCTTAAACAAAAAATTGCGTTTCGGAAAATGTTGCCTGTGAAAATTTTTGCAGTATGGCGGTACTGTTGCGGTAAGTTTGGTGATTCCCATAAAGAACCAGATAGTAGGCGATGTACTGTACAAAGGTCGTCTGAAGAACAGATAAGGTTTTCAGACGACCTTCATCCATAGCGTTTAAACAGGAATCCCCATGCGTACCCTGAAAAACATTCTGACCCTGATGCTCAAAGAGTTCCGCAGCGAGCTGACTGATCCGGTGCTGATGGTGCTGATTGGGTATATCTTTACAGCCACGATTTATCAGATGGCGCAGGTGGGCGCGGATTTGAAAAATGCCACCGTCGGCATCATCGACCAAGACCGTTCGGTTTTGTCCATGCGTATCCGCGATGCCGTGCAACATCCGTTTTTCAAACTGGTAGAGGACGTGCGGCGCGAGGATTCGGACGAATTGATGGATAAGGGCGAGTTCACCTTTATTTTGGAAGTGCCGCCCAATTTTCAGCGCGACATGGCGGCGGGGCGCAATCCTGATTTGCAGCTTTTGGTTGATGCGACGTCGATGACGCAGGCGGGGGTGGGCGCTTCGTATCTTTCGCAAATTATCAACCGCGAAATTTACGAATTCACCGGCGTGACGCGGCCGGAGTTAATCAGCCCCGTCATCAATACTTATTACAATCCCAACGGCGAAAGCGCGTGGTTCATGCCGACTTCGCAAATCGGATCGATGTCGTGTATGTTGCTGATTTTATTGACGGGGGCAGCGGTTATCCGCGAACGCGAACGCGGTACAATCGAGCATTTGCTGGTGATGCCGGTCAATGCGTTCGAACTGATGATGGGCAAAGTGCTGGCAAATGCCGCCGTGATTTGGGTGGCGGCACTGTCGTCGCTGTGGTTTATCGTGCATTTGAGCATAGGCGTGCCGCTCATCGGTTCGGTGCCGCTTTATGCGGTAGGGTTGGCGTTGTTCCTGTTTTCGGTGGCGTCGCTGGGCATCATGATTGCCACGTTCGCATCGACGATGGGGCAGTTCGGTATGCTGATGCTGCCGGTGTATATCGTGATGAACCTGTTTGCCGGCGGCGCATCCCCGCGCAGCAACATGCCGCACACGGCGCAACTGATCAGCGAATATTGGCCGCTGACGCAGTTTGTGAAATTCTCGCAAGACATCCTGTTCCGCGGCGCGGGGATTGAAATCGTCTGGGGACATATGTTGATCATGGGCTGTATCGGCGTAGGATTCTTATGGCTGGCATTGTTGCGGTTTCAAGGGATGTTGGAACGGCAGGGTTGAGGTTGACCCGCCAAGTATTGCTAAAAAGCAAACCTGACGGTTTGCTGCCCTCTCCCTAGCCCTCTCCCACGGGGAGAGGAGATTGAGGATGCTGAAACCCAACCATTTTTAGGGATTAGACCAATTTGTCCCCTCTCCCCGTGGGAGAGGGTTAGGGAGAGGGCAGTAAGCCGCAGGCTTACATTCAGGTTTCTAGGTTTCGCAAAAAATCTTCTGAAAGGTTGTCTGAAAGGTTGCCCCGTCAAGAGGCTGAGCACACTGAGAACGAGCGAAACAAATTTCGCCAACACGGAACGCTAAAACCTTTTCAAAAAGGAAAATACGATGAAATTCAATCAAATCCATTTATTGTGTATTGCCGCAGCCTTGGCGCTTGCAGGCTGTAAAAACACAGAAGTTCCGTTAAACAGTCAGGTTGAATTGCCCGAAACATTTACGCAGGATGCGGCGGCGAAGGGCGATGCGGACATCGGGGCGTGGTGGCAGCAGTGGAACGATCCGGTGTTAAGCGGATTAATCGCTCAGGGTTTGGCGCAGGGGCATGATGTGAAAATCGCCGTCAGCCGTCTGAACGAAGCCCGTGCCGTGGCGGGGGCGGCGCGTGCCGATTTGGGGCCGACCGTCGGACTGAGTGGCAAGGCGATGGCGAATTATAGTCAAATGGATAACCCGCTCGACAGCAATGCCCGCGCGTTGCTTTCGCGTTATCCGCAGACTTCGTCCTTAAACGACGATACCATCGATTCTCAAAGTACCACCCTGTACGGAGGACTGACCGCTTCGTGGGAGCCGGATATTTTCGGCAAGAAACGCAGCGACGCCGATGCCGCCCGCTATGCCGCGCTGGGGCAGCAGGAATTGGCATACGGCGCGCAAATGCTGGTGGCGGGCGATATTGCCGACAATTATTTCAAAGCGCGTGCGGCACAAGGTCGTCTGAAAACCGCCGACCAAACCGTTGCCACCTTGCGGCGGATGGTGCGCTACATCGAAGGGCGTTTTAAGGCGGGACATGTCAGCGGCTATGAAGTGAACGAGGCGAAAGTGCAACTGACCGCAGCGGAAGCCAAACGAGCCACGATAGCGGCGGAATACGCCGCTTATGTGCGCAGTATCGCCGTTTTGACCGGCAACGTGCCGCAGACGTTTACGCTGCCTGAATCGTCTATCGATGCGTTGGCGCACCAGCCTTCCGCGCCGGGCGGGCAAACGCCGCAAGGCTTGCTGGAACGCCGCCCCGACCTGCGCGCGCAGGCGGCGCAAGTCAATGCCTATGCCGCCAAATTCGCCAGTGCCAAAGCCGATTTGCTGCCGCGCTTCACCATCAGCTTTATGGGGCAGGGCGGACGCATCGGTGTGGACGGCGACCGTTCGCTGACCGGCTGGGCAAGTTTGCTGTCTGTGGGCATACAGACGCCGCTGTTCACCAACGGCCGCATCAAAGCCAATATCAAAGCCGCCGACGCGCGCCTTCAGACGGCATTGCTGGAATACGACAAACGGCTCCTGACCGCACTGGGCGAAGTCGATAGTGCGTATCAAGGCGTGGAATCGCTAAGCCGTCAAACCGAACTGCTGCAAACCGCCCATAATCAGGCAGCACGCCATGCTGCCGATACGGAAAAAATGTTCCGCAACGGCTACAAAACGCTGGATGTTGCCCTCAAAGCCCATATCGCCGAAGGCCAAATGCAGGAAAACCTGATTTCGGCGCAGCTGGCAAGGGCGCAGATGCTGGTGTCGCTGTATAAGGCATTGGGCGGAGGCTGGTCGAAATAAAAAAGCAAAAAGGTCGTCTGAAAAATTTCAGACGACCTTTTTAAGCTGATGACTATTGTTCTCTATCCGGCAACAGTATATTCAAAATAATGGCCAATATTGCGCATAAGCCCACTCCGGCAAAGCTTAACGTACCGATTTTGATGACCATGCCGCCGATACCTGTCGTCAACACCGAGCTGACGATGACCAGATTTTTAGGCAGCATCAAATCAACTTTCGAATCAATCAGCGTTTTCACACCCAAAGATGCAATCGTACCGAACAAAAGCAGCATAATGCCGCCCATAACAGGCATCGGGATGGAAGCCAAAAACGCATTGAATTTACCGAAAAACGCCATTGCAATGGCAAAAATCGCCGCCCAAGTCATGATGACAGGATTGCTGTTTTTCGTAATCATCACCGCACCCGTAACCTCGCCGTAAGTCGTTACCGGCGGTCCGCCGATCAAACCGGCTACGCATACCCCTAAGCCGTCGCCTGCGAGCGTCTTATCCAAACCCGGATCTTTCGTATAGTTTTGACCGGTAACATTTCCAATAGCCATGATACCGCCGATATGCTCGATGGCAGGTGCAATCGCCACCGGCAGCATAAACAATGCAGCCTGCCAGTTGACTTGCGGCGTTTCAAAATGAGGCACTGCAAACCAAGGCGCATTGACGATGGCGGCAGTATCTACCAAGCCCATTATCAAAGCCAATGTGTAGCCCGAGGCCACACCGATCAAAATCGGCACCAGTTTCATCATGCGGCTGCCAAAAACCGACACTACGACCGTTACCGCAAAGGTAAAACCCGACAAAATCAACGAGTCTGCATAATCAATTACCTGTTTGCCGTCAGCCTGCCCCATAGCCATACTGCTTGCCGCAGCGGCTACCGACAAACCGATCACCATAATCACCGGCCCGATGACTACCGGCGGCAGCAAGCGGTGAACCGCCGCCAGCCCGCGCCACCTGATTAAACCCGCGAACACAAAATACATAAAGCCGGCCGCAAATAGGCCAAACATCGTTGAAGGCAGACCCCATTCACCAATCGAGTAAATAATCGGTGCGATAAAAGCAAATGAAGAACCCAAAAAAATCGGCACCTTACGCCGAGTAACCAATTGGAACAACAATGTCCCAATCCCCGCGCCCAACAATGCCAGAGCAGGGTTCAACCCCGTCAGAAGCGGTACAAGCACCATCGCACCGAACGCCACAAACAAAATCTGCGCGCCCGAAACCGCCAATTTAAACTGATTCATCCGAAACCTCGTATATTCGATTCAAACGGCGGGAATTATACTGTCTAGGCAGCCGGATGAACATTAATTTAACGCGGATTCAGGATAAAAAACAGATTGATAAATGGAAATATCCGATTTTGCAGCACCATTCTTTACTTAATATATAACCACCCTGCTTATAGTTGATACACGAAAAAATCGATGCACAGCGAGAATGGTTTTAAGTCAGCAATCACTGTATGCGATGAAATGGCAGACTGAAACTTGTCCTGATTATGTATCTATTTCTGTATGCCTTATTAAAATGGAAGCAGAAATCTGTACATCATCTTAAATGCTATCAATGGTTATCAAATTTACAAAATTTATCAAAATTAGGTTATAGATGGAAGTGGTAAATATCATATAAAAATAAAATTATAATTTAAGTAATAGTTTTATATAAAATTAATAATTATATTTACTCAGCTGAAACAATGTGTTAAAAAATTTTTCAAATATAAAAAGGTCGTCTGAAAAATCTTCAGACGATTTTTTTGTTATGTTTACAGTTGTAATGATACGTTTGCTTGAATTAAATACCATTTATCTGAAATAAATTGCTGGTTTATGAGAATATGGTATTTTTACAGGAATCAGAAATTGATAATGGATTGTATTTCAGCTGGCCTGATTAATCAGAAATATGTTACAGGAAGAGTAAAAGTGGAATGTGGAAAAGATAGGGTATTGAAGAAGCTATCAGCTCTAATAGCAGTTTTGGGTTCATTCGCTTTGGCAGCTTGTTATCCATCTTCAGAAAATAAGGAAGAAGTAGAAATGGACAATCAGATACCCATAACAGGCTTTGAAAGAAATATTAAAATTGATTTGGATGGGACGTTGCTGAGCGTACCTTACGGTTATTTGGCAGGTTCGTCCCGAAATTCGGCAACAAGATGGATGTCGGATGAGGAAAAAATCTATAAGGGCGGTAGGTTTGATATTTACGTCCATGCCAAACGCAAAGGAGATTCTTGGATTTTAGAGCCTTTTAATCGGAAGAATAAAGATAAATTTGTTAAGGCATTGAAGGATGGTCTGCCGATGATAGACACTATTTCGATTCAGAAAAATTCTGAATGCCTTTTAGATCCCAAGTATGTTACGAAAATGATGTTCAGGTACGGTTCAAAAGAAATAACTTCTTATTCTAAAGACTATAAAGCATATGAAAGGTTTAATGCAGAACCGTTCTATCATGAATTTAATTATATTAGAGATGATGAAAATCCAGTAAGAATACAAGTAAGGGATGATGGTAGAAAAAATGGAAAAAAACTTAATGAACCACATTTTTCAATCGCAGTTGACTCATGCATAAATGGTTTGTCAGTAGATTATTATCCTAGTATCAGTGTACATGAATATGGAAATTTTTCTAAGCAACCTTCTCAACAAGAGTTGATTGAATATCATCTAAAAATAGAGAAATTAATTAAAAGTTTTATCAAGTAATTTTATTTTAGGATTCTAACTTATGATTATTTTAAATAGATAACAACAGGCTGAGTTAAAAGGAAAAGAACTGTGTGGAGATGTTCTATCCGAGTTTGCTATATAATCGCGCCATCTTTGATGAACAAACATCGTCTGAAAGAACGTCTTAATTTTCAGACGACCTAAAATAAAACCAACATACAAAGGAGCCGAACCATGTTTCACAGCATCAACGCCTATACCGGCGAAACCCTTTGCCGCCGTCCTGCGCAGGGTTATGCAGAGTTTGCACAAGAATTGGCAGCGTTGAAGGTGCGCCAGCAGGCGTTTGCGCGGTTGGGCGTTACCGGGCGGACTGCTTTGCTGCAAGCTTTTGCCGAGCGTTTGGCGCAAAACAAGGAGCGGCTTGCGGAGATGGTTTGCGAAGAAGTCGGACGCTGCTTGCATGAATGCCGTGCCGAACTGGATAAATCCGTCGAGCTCATCCGATATTACGTCCGCCTTGCCCCCGAGTTGCTGGCGCATAAGACCATTGCTACGCAGGCGAGCCTCAGTCAGGTGCGTTTTGAGCCGTTGGGCGTTGTGCTTGCCGTCATGCCGTGGAACTATCCTGTCTGGCAGGTTTTGCGTTTCGCCATTCCTGCCCTGTGCGCGGGAAATGCTTGTGCCGTCAAACCTGCGCCCAGCGTTGCGCGGGTCAGCGCTGCGCTGTTGGAACTGGTTTCAGACGACCTCCCGTTGATTGGTGCGTGGCTGGACAACGACGATACGTTGAAAGCCATTGAAGACACCGATGCGATGGCGTTTACCGGCTCGACACGGACAGGCCGACTGCTCGCCGCCCATGCGGGAATGCACCTCAAGAAAACCGTCCTCGAACTCGGTGGCAGTAACCCTTTCATTGTCATGCCTGATGCGGATCTCGAACGTGCCGCCGTCGAAGCTTGTTATTCGCGTTTCCGCGACGCGGGTCAGTCTTGCAACGCAGCCAAACGAATCGTCGTAACCGAAGCCGTTGCCGACCACTTCATTCCCCTGTTCCTTGCCGAATGCGCCAAATTGCAAACGGGCGATCCCAAAGACCCTGCGACCACGCTTGCCCCGCTGCACCGTGAAGACTTGCGCGCAAACGTACACGCCCAAGTACAGGACGCAGTTGCACACGGCGCAGAAGTTTTGACGGGCGGTTTCATTCCCGAAGGAAAGGGCTGGTTTTACCCTGCCACCGTGTTGGACAAAGTGAATCTTGACTGCCGCGTTTGGAATGAAGAGGTTTTCGGGCCGGTCGCCATGATTTTGCGGGCGAAGGACGAGGAACACGCCGTCGCCCTTGCCAACGATACGCCCTACGGACTGGGCGCCAGTATCTATACCGCCGATACCCGCCGCGCTTGGGCATTTGCCGAAAAAATCCAAGCAGGCTCGGTCTTTATCAACCGCCACACCAGCAGCGACCTGCGCCTTCCCTTTGGCGGCGTCAAAGCCTCAGGTTACGGACGGGAATTGTCTGAATTCGGGTTGTATGAATTTGTGAACGTGAAAACGTATTGGCAGAAATAAGGAAGGATTGAAAAAGGTCGTCTGAAAATGCTGGGATTGTCTATATTGCGTTTTCAGACGACCTTCTTTTTGTTGAAGCGGCGGTTTGTTTTTCTCAATATTCTCCGTAGGAGTGATGTAATTGGAAATTTCCGATTATTGAATAAGGATTTTCATTTGCACCGGAATGACGGAATCTTTTTTATAGTGGATTAACTTTAAACCAGTACGGCGTTGCCTCGCCTTGCCGTACTATCTGTACTGTCTGCGGCTTCGTCGCCTTGTCCTGATTTAAATTTAATCCACTATATAAGGTCGTCTGAAAACCTATTTCAGACGACCTTCAAAGTCTCTTCACCGACATCACCGTATTTCTTTGGCTGCCTCTTGCTCCGCTTTATAACGGCGCAGGTAGGCAAGCGCAGCAGCTTTTTCTTCTTCGTTGCCATATTTGACATCGCGTTGGGCGCGGCGCAATTCGGCGCGCTCTTTGGCTTCTTCGATTTGCCGGTTTTTGAATGCTTCACGGTTGTCGGATGCAACCAGCTTGTCTTGTTGGGATTGTGCTTTCGCCATGGCTTTGGCAATCAAATCCATGGGATTGAAGGCAGGTTTGGCGGCAGCTTGGGTTTCGGCTTGAGTTTGCGCCTGCTTGGCTTTAACGGCGGCTTCGCGCTCGGCAAGCATGGCTTTGCGTTCCGCTTCGTCACGCGCTTTGCGTTCGGTGTGCCAATCAAAGCGGCTTTGCGCGTGTTCGGCGGCGGCGAAACGCGCTTCGGAAGAACGGCTCAGGCTGCGTGCGGCGGGGAGGTATTCCTGTTCGGAAGGTATCATGTCGATACAATCCACCGGACAAGGCGGGAGACAGAGTCCGCAGCCTGTGCATTCGTCGCTGATGACAGTGTGCATAAACTTGCTTGCGCCCATAATCGCATCGACAGGGCAAGCGCGGATGCAGGCGGTACAGCCGATACAGGCGGCTTCGTCTATCAAGGCGACGGCTTTGGGCTGCGTTTTGACCGGCACAACGCGCGGCTTGCCTAATAAGGCGGCAATATCGACCATCACCGCCTCTCCTCCGGGTGCGCACAGATTAACAGGCGCATCCTCGTGCAACAAAGCTTGTGCATAAGGCAGGCAGCCTTGATAGCCGCATTCTCGGCACTGAGTTTGCGGCAGCAGGCGGTTGATGGCTTGAAGGTCGGTCAGCATGGCGGATAGAGTCAAAATCGAAAAGGCGTATTTTATCGGGAAACGAAGTATAGGGGAATAAAGGGTTTGAAAATAAAAGAGATTCTTCTATCGTTTTGCAGCAAATTCAAGTAGGAATGTGAATGATGTTATAAGTATCCTGTATTTGAACCTCATACGGTGTGGCGGGCAGGAACGTGGATATGGAAGGTCGTCTGAAAATCCCGATTTCAGGTTTTCAGACGACCTTTGGCATGGGTGCGGTCAAGGCAGTTTGGGTCTGACTTTGACGCTTAAGGGCAAGTGGTCGGAGAGGCGTTGCCAGTTTTTGCCGTTGTGGATTTGGGAGTCTAGGACTTCCAAGTTGCGGGTATAGACGCGGTCGAGGCTGAGGACGGGTAGGCGGGCGGGGAAGGTTTTGGGGCGTTTACCGTTGCTGTCCACGAATACTTCGTTCAGGTTCAAGGCGTTGCCTAAGGACAGGGCGGATTTTTGCCGCCAGTCGTTGAAATCGCCGGCGAGAATCAGCGGGCTTTGCGGGTCGATGTGATGCACGACGTATTCGAAGATGGCACGGTATTGTTTGGCGCGGTCGGGTTCGCGCAGGTTGAGGTGGGCGCACAGGCAGACGAGTGGGGTTTCCCAGCCTTCGGGCAGGACTTCGCAATGGAGTACGCCGCGCTGTTCGAGTTTGTTGACGCTGATGTTGAGGTTGTGGCGGGTTTCCAGCGGCAGGCGGCTGAGGATGGCGTTGCCGTGGTGGCGCTGCGGGTAAACGGCGTTTTTGCCGTAGCTGCGGTTGTAGGAGAGGCGATCGCCGAGGATGTCGTAATGCGGTTTTTCGGGAAAATCGGGCAGCCTGCTGCTGCGGGTCAGGTGTTGACCTTGCACTTCCTGTAAAAACAGGACATCCGAGCCTATGCCGCGCAGCTCTTCCGCCATGCTGTCCACTTGGACTTTGCGGTTGAGCGCGGACATGCCTTTGTGCATGTTGTATGAGGTGATGGTAATCGGGCGGGGGGACATGATGTGTAACCGTAGTGTGTGAGTAGTTTGTCGTTGTATTAATAGTATAACACTGCAAGTGTTTGGTTTCAGTAAAGATTTGATGGTTGAACGGTTGCTTGGCGGTAAAACGTCGTCTGAAAGGTTTCAGACGACGTTTGAGGGGGGGACCGCGCAGAAAACGGTTTATTTTATGAATTCGTCCATGCCGTCTTCGCAGCGGATTTTTTGTTCGGACAGCGTGGCTTTGAGCAGGGCGTCGTTTTGCGGCAGGGCGTCGCGTTCGGCTTCGTGGTGCCAGAGGTGGTAGGCGATGCCGGCGAATTTGAGGTTGTGGCGTTTCATGCCGTTATGGAAGAGGCGGGCGACGAACTCGCTGTCTTCGCGTCCCCAGCCGACAAAGCGGTTGTCGAAGCCGTTGACGGCCAGCGCATCGCTGCGGAAAAAGCCCATATTGCAGGTTTTGATGCCTTTGTGTTTGCGGCTGCTTTGTCTGCCGATCAGGGAGGACAGGCTGCGGCAGCGCAGGGCGGAGAGGCGTTTTTCTATGCCTTGGCTGAACGCGGACAAATCGGGCAATTCGCCGGAATCTAAAATTTCCTGGGTGCGGCTTTGGGTCAGGATGACGCGCGAACCCTGTATCAGCCTGCCTTTGCGTGCGAGCTTGAGGTGGTCGGCGATGAAGGACGGGTCGAGTATCATGTCGCCGTCGATGAGGATGACGTAGTCGCTTTTTGCCTGCGCCAGCGCGCGGTTACGTGATTCGGCGGCGCGGAAGCCG is a genomic window containing:
- a CDS encoding ABC transporter permease — protein: MRTLKNILTLMLKEFRSELTDPVLMVLIGYIFTATIYQMAQVGADLKNATVGIIDQDRSVLSMRIRDAVQHPFFKLVEDVRREDSDELMDKGEFTFILEVPPNFQRDMAAGRNPDLQLLVDATSMTQAGVGASYLSQIINREIYEFTGVTRPELISPVINTYYNPNGESAWFMPTSQIGSMSCMLLILLTGAAVIRERERGTIEHLLVMPVNAFELMMGKVLANAAVIWVAALSSLWFIVHLSIGVPLIGSVPLYAVGLALFLFSVASLGIMIATFASTMGQFGMLMLPVYIVMNLFAGGASPRSNMPHTAQLISEYWPLTQFVKFSQDILFRGAGIEIVWGHMLIMGCIGVGFLWLALLRFQGMLERQG
- a CDS encoding efflux transporter outer membrane subunit, which produces MKFNQIHLLCIAAALALAGCKNTEVPLNSQVELPETFTQDAAAKGDADIGAWWQQWNDPVLSGLIAQGLAQGHDVKIAVSRLNEARAVAGAARADLGPTVGLSGKAMANYSQMDNPLDSNARALLSRYPQTSSLNDDTIDSQSTTLYGGLTASWEPDIFGKKRSDADAARYAALGQQELAYGAQMLVAGDIADNYFKARAAQGRLKTADQTVATLRRMVRYIEGRFKAGHVSGYEVNEAKVQLTAAEAKRATIAAEYAAYVRSIAVLTGNVPQTFTLPESSIDALAHQPSAPGGQTPQGLLERRPDLRAQAAQVNAYAAKFASAKADLLPRFTISFMGQGGRIGVDGDRSLTGWASLLSVGIQTPLFTNGRIKANIKAADARLQTALLEYDKRLLTALGEVDSAYQGVESLSRQTELLQTAHNQAARHAADTEKMFRNGYKTLDVALKAHIAEGQMQENLISAQLARAQMLVSLYKALGGGWSK
- a CDS encoding uracil-xanthine permease family protein, which encodes MNQFKLAVSGAQILFVAFGAMVLVPLLTGLNPALALLGAGIGTLLFQLVTRRKVPIFLGSSFAFIAPIIYSIGEWGLPSTMFGLFAAGFMYFVFAGLIRWRGLAAVHRLLPPVVIGPVIMVIGLSVAAAASSMAMGQADGKQVIDYADSLILSGFTFAVTVVVSVFGSRMMKLVPILIGVASGYTLALIMGLVDTAAIVNAPWFAVPHFETPQVNWQAALFMLPVAIAPAIEHIGGIMAIGNVTGQNYTKDPGLDKTLAGDGLGVCVAGLIGGPPVTTYGEVTGAVMITKNSNPVIMTWAAIFAIAMAFFGKFNAFLASIPMPVMGGIMLLLFGTIASLGVKTLIDSKVDLMLPKNLVIVSSVLTTGIGGMVIKIGTLSFAGVGLCAILAIILNILLPDREQ
- a CDS encoding RTX iron-regulated FrpC family protein, with amino-acid sequence MDCISAGLINQKYVTGRVKVECGKDRVLKKLSALIAVLGSFALAACYPSSENKEEVEMDNQIPITGFERNIKIDLDGTLLSVPYGYLAGSSRNSATRWMSDEEKIYKGGRFDIYVHAKRKGDSWILEPFNRKNKDKFVKALKDGLPMIDTISIQKNSECLLDPKYVTKMMFRYGSKEITSYSKDYKAYERFNAEPFYHEFNYIRDDENPVRIQVRDDGRKNGKKLNEPHFSIAVDSCINGLSVDYYPSISVHEYGNFSKQPSQQELIEYHLKIEKLIKSFIK
- a CDS encoding aldehyde dehydrogenase family protein, whose translation is MFHSINAYTGETLCRRPAQGYAEFAQELAALKVRQQAFARLGVTGRTALLQAFAERLAQNKERLAEMVCEEVGRCLHECRAELDKSVELIRYYVRLAPELLAHKTIATQASLSQVRFEPLGVVLAVMPWNYPVWQVLRFAIPALCAGNACAVKPAPSVARVSAALLELVSDDLPLIGAWLDNDDTLKAIEDTDAMAFTGSTRTGRLLAAHAGMHLKKTVLELGGSNPFIVMPDADLERAAVEACYSRFRDAGQSCNAAKRIVVTEAVADHFIPLFLAECAKLQTGDPKDPATTLAPLHREDLRANVHAQVQDAVAHGAEVLTGGFIPEGKGWFYPATVLDKVNLDCRVWNEEVFGPVAMILRAKDEEHAVALANDTPYGLGASIYTADTRRAWAFAEKIQAGSVFINRHTSSDLRLPFGGVKASGYGRELSEFGLYEFVNVKTYWQK
- a CDS encoding RnfABCDGE type electron transport complex subunit B, translating into MLTDLQAINRLLPQTQCRECGYQGCLPYAQALLHEDAPVNLCAPGGEAVMVDIAALLGKPRVVPVKTQPKAVALIDEAACIGCTACIRACPVDAIMGASKFMHTVISDECTGCGLCLPPCPVDCIDMIPSEQEYLPAARSLSRSSEARFAAAEHAQSRFDWHTERKARDEAERKAMLAEREAAVKAKQAQTQAETQAAAKPAFNPMDLIAKAMAKAQSQQDKLVASDNREAFKNRQIEEAKERAELRRAQRDVKYGNEEEKAAALAYLRRYKAEQEAAKEIR
- a CDS encoding endonuclease/exonuclease/phosphatase family protein, translated to MSPRPITITSYNMHKGMSALNRKVQVDSMAEELRGIGSDVLFLQEVQGQHLTRSSRLPDFPEKPHYDILGDRLSYNRSYGKNAVYPQRHHGNAILSRLPLETRHNLNISVNKLEQRGVLHCEVLPEGWETPLVCLCAHLNLREPDRAKQYRAIFEYVVHHIDPQSPLILAGDFNDWRQKSALSLGNALNLNEVFVDSNGKRPKTFPARLPVLSLDRVYTRNLEVLDSQIHNGKNWQRLSDHLPLSVKVRPKLP